A stretch of Natronococcus sp. CG52 DNA encodes these proteins:
- a CDS encoding carboxypeptidase M32 produces the protein MATADEPHDTDDAPGAYRDLLERSEKLTDVQMASMVLGWDQRVMMPEGGTPARAGQLSTLSGLGHELLVDEEVGEWLSESESADLTDEQAAVVREFRREYDRSAEVPSDVIERVAAHQAETQQVWQEAKAEDAFEQFAPALEELVDLHRERAGAIDPDANPYRVLYEDGQPYLPLETVEGIFEELREGLVPLIEEIKTEGRELPSVFTGHSYDEDDQMALSQEVVDLLGYPREHGRLDTAPHPFMSGNQFDARITTRFREDDPIDALMATIHEFGHASYQLGLPAEEYGTPLGASRSSGVHESQSRFWENHVGRTKAFWELFLPTMKDHFPHLEDVTVDEAYAAANRIYPENLIRVEADELTYHLHIILRCEIDRAFVEGDLPVSEVPRVWNEKMGDYLGVTPETDADGCLQDTHWSASFAAFQGYTVGSVLAAQLDAAIREDLDVDGLIREGEFEPLWEWMTEHVHRHGQRYPTEELIEVATGEPLTADYFLEHVESKYGDLYDLEGY, from the coding sequence ATGGCAACCGCTGACGAGCCCCACGACACCGACGACGCCCCCGGCGCCTATCGCGACCTCCTCGAGCGATCGGAGAAACTCACAGACGTACAGATGGCCTCGATGGTGCTGGGCTGGGACCAGCGCGTGATGATGCCCGAAGGCGGGACGCCCGCCCGGGCCGGACAGCTCTCGACGCTCTCCGGGCTGGGTCACGAGCTCCTCGTCGACGAGGAGGTCGGAGAGTGGCTGAGTGAATCGGAATCGGCTGATCTGACCGACGAACAGGCGGCCGTCGTCCGGGAGTTCCGCCGGGAGTACGACCGCTCCGCCGAGGTTCCTTCGGACGTGATCGAGCGAGTGGCGGCCCACCAGGCGGAAACCCAGCAGGTCTGGCAGGAGGCGAAAGCCGAGGACGCCTTCGAGCAGTTCGCGCCCGCCCTGGAAGAGCTGGTCGACCTCCACCGCGAACGGGCGGGAGCCATCGATCCCGACGCGAACCCCTACCGGGTGCTCTACGAGGACGGCCAGCCGTACCTCCCGCTCGAGACCGTCGAGGGAATCTTCGAAGAGCTTCGCGAGGGTCTCGTTCCGCTGATCGAGGAGATCAAAACGGAAGGGCGGGAGCTCCCCTCGGTGTTCACGGGCCACAGCTACGACGAGGACGACCAGATGGCCCTCTCTCAGGAGGTCGTCGACCTGCTCGGGTACCCTCGAGAGCACGGCCGCCTCGACACCGCCCCGCACCCGTTCATGTCCGGCAACCAGTTCGACGCTCGGATTACCACCCGGTTCAGGGAGGACGATCCGATCGACGCCCTGATGGCGACGATTCACGAGTTCGGCCACGCGAGCTACCAGCTCGGACTGCCGGCGGAGGAGTACGGAACCCCCCTCGGCGCATCCCGCTCTTCGGGCGTCCACGAGTCCCAGTCGCGGTTCTGGGAGAACCACGTCGGTCGCACGAAGGCCTTCTGGGAGCTGTTCCTCCCGACGATGAAAGATCACTTCCCCCACCTCGAGGACGTCACCGTCGACGAAGCCTACGCCGCGGCGAATCGGATCTACCCGGAGAACCTGATCCGCGTCGAAGCCGACGAACTCACCTACCACCTCCACATCATCCTCCGGTGCGAGATCGACCGGGCGTTCGTCGAGGGCGATCTTCCGGTCTCCGAGGTCCCCCGCGTCTGGAACGAGAAGATGGGCGACTACCTGGGCGTCACCCCCGAGACCGACGCGGACGGCTGTCTCCAGGACACCCACTGGTCGGCCAGCTTCGCCGCCTTCCAGGGCTACACCGTCGGCAGCGTGCTGGCCGCACAGCTCGACGCCGCGATCCGAGAGGACCTGGACGTCGACGGCCTGATCCGCGAGGGCGAGTTCGAACCGCTCTGGGAGTGGATGACCGAGCACGTTCACCGTCACGGACAGCGCTATCCGACGGAAGAACTGATCGAGGTCGCGACGGGGGAACCGCTCACCGCCGACTACTTCCTCGAGCACGTCGAGTCGAAGTACGGCGATCTGTACGACCTCGAGGGCTACTGA
- a CDS encoding DUF7344 domain-containing protein, whose translation MAESDTCLRNPTLECIASRHRRECLLALNRWGSTLPVKQLAAYLAAAERGTSSLGTTEIEAMQMQLSHVHLPALEAAGFISWEENDGVVQIATHPALDDPRFERLLKINADDVDAILSALSHEYRRITLTVLEAEQTKSRTELAHEIRHRLPVTVRRELPSAEEIGLLLYHVHLPSLDEINVINFDPATGDVSYIDHPVLERVFTIIFERDDSAVEKLDGFLNGLADSYQEASRGTNSKADWPHFWNDPYYG comes from the coding sequence ATGGCAGAGAGTGACACCTGTTTGCGGAATCCGACGCTGGAGTGTATCGCGTCCCGTCACCGACGCGAGTGCCTTCTCGCCCTAAACAGGTGGGGATCGACGCTCCCCGTGAAGCAACTTGCCGCCTACCTTGCTGCCGCGGAGCGGGGGACGTCGTCGCTCGGTACAACAGAGATCGAGGCGATGCAGATGCAACTCTCCCATGTTCATCTGCCAGCACTGGAGGCTGCAGGCTTCATTTCGTGGGAGGAAAATGATGGCGTCGTTCAAATCGCGACGCACCCGGCGCTCGATGATCCACGGTTTGAACGGTTGCTCAAGATCAACGCCGACGATGTGGATGCGATACTCTCAGCGCTTTCCCACGAATATCGTCGGATCACGCTGACCGTTCTCGAAGCCGAACAGACGAAGTCGCGAACCGAACTGGCACACGAGATTCGCCACCGTCTGCCAGTAACGGTTCGTCGTGAGTTACCGTCAGCCGAGGAGATCGGCCTCTTGCTGTACCACGTGCATCTTCCGAGCCTCGACGAGATCAACGTCATCAATTTTGACCCCGCCACTGGTGACGTCTCCTACATCGATCATCCTGTTCTCGAGCGGGTCTTCACGATCATCTTCGAACGTGACGACTCCGCTGTTGAGAAGCTGGACGGATTCTTAAACGGGCTTGCTGACTCCTACCAAGAGGCGAGTCGGGGAACGAATAGCAAGGCGGACTGGCCGCACTTCTGGAACGATCCGTACTATGGATAG
- a CDS encoding DUF7521 family protein, translated as MDSTLELWAYVFSNIGAVAVGSLLTALSFLAYRRNSDQASYWFATLGFGLLVLGTLVDPVYFLWMSIDYRLTFTEILLLQVSEDLLFAAGLGLLFYAILRFDTSTDSTADKPAPSEDELLWGQQSQNDN; from the coding sequence ATGGATAGCACGCTGGAATTGTGGGCGTACGTCTTCAGTAACATCGGGGCAGTCGCGGTCGGGAGTCTCTTGACCGCGCTGAGTTTCCTCGCGTATCGACGAAACAGCGATCAGGCGTCGTATTGGTTTGCCACCCTGGGATTCGGCCTGCTCGTCCTAGGGACGCTCGTTGACCCAGTCTACTTCCTCTGGATGTCGATCGACTATCGCTTGACGTTCACCGAGATCTTACTCCTTCAGGTCAGTGAAGACCTCTTGTTCGCGGCTGGACTCGGACTGCTCTTCTATGCAATTCTCCGGTTCGACACTTCGACTGATTCGACGGCGGATAAACCTGCTCCATCCGAGGACGAGTTACTTTGGGGCCAGCAGTCCCAGAATGATAATTAA
- a CDS encoding carboxypeptidase M32: MATDQAQSEQRTDAYEQFEDRIERITNVGNAAGILRWDQEVVMPEEGTPARAQQLSALSSISHELLTADETGELLERLESEELPEERQAVVREIRRQYDRETSVPQELVEEISETTANAHPTWKQAREEDDFEQFAPTLEKLVELKREYANHIDPDADPYAVLFADYEPYLDLETAERVLERLREELVPLIDAIQNSDADLATETFTGQFDDDDQEALARDVLDSLGYDWGRGRLDTAPHPFSSGTQFDARVTTRFEEDDLLGSLTSTVHEFGHANYTLGLPDEAYGTPLGDSRDLTVHESQSRLWENHVGRSQPFWEQFLPTVAGRFSELEDATPEDAYEAANQVYDDNLIRVEADELTYHLHIVIRFEIERDLISGDLEVEDVPEVWNDKYEEYLGVRPETDAEGCLQDIHWSHGSFGYFPTYSLGSVLAAQLYAAAEDELGDIDENVREGEFGELNGWLRENIHQHGARYTTPDLVEHATGEAYTADYFLEYAKSKYGELYDLDEY; this comes from the coding sequence ATGGCAACCGACCAGGCGCAAAGCGAGCAGCGCACCGATGCCTACGAACAGTTCGAAGACCGAATCGAGCGGATCACGAACGTCGGGAACGCCGCCGGCATCCTCCGGTGGGATCAGGAGGTCGTCATGCCCGAAGAGGGGACGCCGGCCCGCGCACAGCAGCTCTCGGCGCTGTCCTCGATCAGCCACGAACTGCTGACCGCCGACGAGACGGGCGAGTTGCTCGAGCGGCTCGAATCCGAAGAGCTCCCCGAGGAGCGACAGGCCGTCGTCCGCGAGATCCGCCGACAGTACGACCGCGAGACCAGCGTCCCGCAGGAACTCGTCGAGGAGATCTCCGAGACGACCGCCAACGCCCACCCGACGTGGAAGCAGGCCAGGGAGGAGGACGACTTCGAGCAGTTCGCGCCGACCCTCGAGAAGCTGGTCGAACTCAAACGCGAGTACGCGAACCACATCGACCCCGACGCCGACCCGTACGCCGTGCTCTTCGCCGACTACGAGCCGTACCTCGACCTCGAGACGGCCGAACGAGTCCTCGAGCGGCTGCGCGAGGAGCTCGTCCCGCTGATCGACGCGATCCAGAACAGCGACGCCGATCTGGCCACCGAGACGTTCACCGGCCAGTTCGATGACGACGACCAGGAGGCGCTGGCCCGGGACGTCCTCGACTCGCTGGGCTACGACTGGGGCCGCGGCCGCCTCGACACTGCGCCCCACCCGTTCTCCTCGGGGACGCAATTCGACGCCCGCGTCACCACCCGGTTCGAGGAGGACGACCTGCTCGGCTCGCTCACCTCGACGGTCCACGAGTTCGGCCACGCTAACTACACGCTCGGGCTCCCCGACGAGGCCTACGGCACGCCGCTGGGCGACTCGCGCGACCTGACGGTCCACGAGTCTCAGTCTCGGCTCTGGGAGAACCACGTCGGCCGCTCGCAGCCGTTCTGGGAGCAGTTCCTGCCGACCGTCGCCGGCCGGTTCTCGGAACTCGAGGACGCCACGCCCGAGGACGCCTACGAGGCCGCGAACCAGGTCTACGACGACAACCTCATCCGGGTCGAGGCGGACGAACTCACCTACCACCTCCACATCGTGATCCGCTTCGAGATCGAGCGCGACCTGATCTCGGGAGACCTCGAGGTCGAGGACGTTCCCGAAGTCTGGAACGACAAGTACGAGGAGTACCTGGGCGTCCGGCCCGAGACCGACGCCGAGGGCTGTCTACAGGACATCCACTGGTCCCACGGCTCCTTCGGCTACTTCCCGACGTACTCGCTGGGATCGGTGCTCGCCGCACAGCTGTACGCCGCGGCCGAGGACGAACTCGGCGATATCGACGAGAACGTCCGAGAGGGCGAGTTCGGTGAACTCAACGGCTGGCTACGCGAGAACATCCACCAGCACGGCGCGCGCTACACGACCCCCGACCTGGTCGAGCACGCGACCGGCGAGGCGTACACGGCCGACTACTTCCTCGAGTACGCGAAATCGAAGTACGGCGAGCTGTACGACCTCGACGAGTACTGA
- a CDS encoding zinc ribbon domain-containing protein yields MGFFENLGRKVGQFTHEAKEAAADEAGYVCEDCGTQFYTEQACPECGSENVTEREETADAGGDGPETQDAVEADDTAESTERGEPPETTESNDAADVDGEPKRE; encoded by the coding sequence ATGGGATTCTTCGAGAACCTCGGTCGGAAAGTCGGGCAGTTCACGCACGAGGCCAAGGAGGCCGCCGCCGACGAGGCTGGATACGTCTGCGAGGACTGCGGAACGCAGTTCTACACGGAGCAGGCGTGTCCGGAGTGCGGAAGCGAGAACGTAACCGAGCGCGAGGAGACGGCGGACGCGGGCGGCGACGGTCCGGAGACGCAAGATGCGGTGGAAGCCGACGACACCGCCGAATCAACCGAGCGCGGGGAACCTCCCGAGACGACCGAATCGAACGACGCGGCCGACGTTGACGGCGAACCGAAACGCGAATGA
- a CDS encoding M20 family metallopeptidase encodes MSVTDLTRELVAIPSHEDETAAGDFLEEWLRRETAAEVTRDGAGNVIARKGAGTETLALVGHHDVVEPAASQLDAGDAYALEERGGRLYGRGTADMKGAVAAAALAFRDSEVPRTSSSRTQSGDERPAGELVFASFVGEEVGGVGARHAIDQGFAPDYAIVGEGSTGYSAPGVTDVAVAHKGRRGSTITARGERAHASEQEAGENAIYRATDAVDVVRKLEPPAVEVGGETLEGSVVVTEIEGGTAMNVVPDRCEITVDERTVPGERVALESVEDLAGVEWVIDQDLPPMRCEDAGFARTVLEAAAAVQPDSPALVTKPHATDAGWLAAAGTECVVCGAAEPGEAHTDDESVSIAVLERCAELYRRAAERWPQ; translated from the coding sequence ATGTCGGTTACCGATCTAACGCGTGAACTCGTGGCGATTCCGAGCCACGAGGACGAGACGGCTGCGGGTGACTTCCTCGAGGAGTGGCTTCGCCGCGAGACCGCGGCCGAAGTGACCCGAGACGGCGCCGGAAACGTGATCGCCCGGAAGGGAGCGGGGACGGAAACCCTCGCACTCGTCGGCCACCACGACGTCGTCGAACCGGCCGCGTCGCAGCTCGACGCCGGCGACGCGTACGCCCTCGAGGAGCGCGGCGGCCGCCTCTACGGACGCGGCACGGCGGACATGAAGGGCGCAGTCGCCGCGGCGGCGCTCGCGTTCCGGGACAGCGAGGTGCCACGCACCTCGAGCAGCCGGACGCAGTCCGGCGACGAACGGCCGGCGGGAGAACTCGTCTTCGCGAGTTTCGTCGGCGAAGAGGTCGGCGGCGTCGGCGCTCGTCACGCCATCGATCAGGGATTCGCGCCCGACTACGCGATCGTCGGCGAGGGATCGACGGGGTACTCGGCGCCCGGCGTCACCGACGTCGCCGTCGCCCACAAGGGACGCCGCGGAAGCACGATCACGGCCCGCGGCGAGCGCGCCCACGCGAGCGAGCAGGAGGCCGGCGAGAACGCGATCTACCGCGCGACGGACGCCGTCGACGTCGTCCGAAAGCTCGAGCCGCCGGCCGTCGAGGTCGGCGGCGAAACGCTCGAGGGCAGCGTCGTCGTCACGGAGATCGAGGGCGGAACGGCGATGAACGTCGTTCCCGATCGCTGCGAGATCACCGTCGACGAACGGACGGTCCCCGGCGAGCGCGTCGCCCTCGAGTCCGTCGAGGATCTCGCGGGCGTGGAGTGGGTGATCGATCAGGATCTACCGCCGATGCGGTGTGAGGACGCGGGCTTCGCCCGGACCGTGCTCGAGGCGGCCGCCGCCGTCCAGCCCGACTCGCCGGCGCTCGTGACGAAGCCGCACGCGACCGACGCCGGCTGGCTCGCGGCGGCCGGGACGGAGTGCGTCGTCTGTGGAGCCGCGGAGCCCGGCGAGGCGCACACGGACGACGAGAGCGTTTCGATCGCGGTGCTCGAGCGCTGTGCGGAGCTCTATCGGCGAGCGGCGGAGCGCTGGCCGCAGTAA
- a CDS encoding PINc/VapC family ATPase, with amino-acid sequence MNVVPDTSVVIDGRVSATIEDGQFEGATISVPEAVVAELEAQANDGLDSGWDGLSELQRLAELADEGVISLEYVGERPSAIERGHASEGEIDALIRDLAEEFDATFLTSDIVQSEVAQAKGLEVEHVSPEIREVGTLTVEEFFDEDTMSVHLRTDAVPMAKRGELGEMRYEEIADQPLDEETMDEYAREVVDGAKEAPGGFIELSEPGMKIVQFRDYRIAIGRPPFSDGIEITAVRPIAQTDIDDYENAEELKDRLLERQRGVLISGAPGAGKSTFAQAVARFISDHDYAVKTMEKPRDLQVGPEITQYTELAGEMEKTADALLMVRPDYTIYDEVRKTNDFEVFADMRLAGVGMIGVVHATRPIDALQRLVGRVELGMIPQVVDTVVYIEAGEVETVYDVQTEVKVPAGLTEEDLARPVIQVTNFETGEPEYEIYTFNRQVVTVPLKDDEGGPGTESGVDRIAKQEIEREIRSIARGYVDVELRSQDKAVVYVEDDDISSVIGKGGGRITDVENRLGIDIDVRTHDENPNYGANAGAAGGGGGAGGNTDGGSQPGQMVQPEITSRHIVIPVDGNQGETVEVQAGGEYLFTATVSRGGEIQVSRGSAIADDLEHAIDRKDPVTVVPS; translated from the coding sequence ATGAATGTCGTGCCGGATACGAGCGTGGTCATCGACGGCCGCGTCTCGGCGACGATCGAAGACGGGCAGTTCGAGGGAGCGACGATCTCCGTACCGGAAGCCGTCGTCGCGGAACTCGAGGCGCAGGCGAACGACGGGCTCGACAGCGGCTGGGACGGCCTCTCGGAGCTCCAGCGACTCGCCGAGCTGGCCGACGAGGGCGTCATCAGCCTCGAGTACGTCGGTGAACGACCCAGCGCGATCGAGCGCGGACACGCCTCCGAGGGCGAGATCGACGCGCTGATCCGCGACCTCGCGGAGGAATTCGACGCCACCTTCCTCACCAGCGATATCGTCCAGTCCGAGGTCGCCCAGGCCAAGGGACTCGAGGTCGAGCACGTCTCGCCGGAGATCCGAGAGGTCGGAACGCTGACCGTCGAGGAGTTCTTCGACGAGGACACGATGAGCGTCCACCTCAGGACCGACGCCGTCCCGATGGCCAAGCGGGGCGAACTCGGCGAGATGCGCTACGAGGAGATCGCCGACCAGCCCCTGGACGAGGAGACGATGGACGAGTACGCTCGCGAGGTCGTCGACGGCGCCAAGGAGGCCCCCGGCGGCTTCATCGAGCTCTCGGAGCCGGGCATGAAGATCGTCCAGTTCCGGGACTACCGGATCGCCATCGGTCGACCCCCGTTCTCGGACGGCATCGAGATCACCGCCGTCCGACCCATCGCCCAGACCGACATCGACGACTACGAGAACGCCGAGGAGCTGAAGGACCGGCTCCTCGAGCGCCAGCGCGGCGTCCTGATCTCGGGTGCGCCGGGCGCCGGGAAGTCGACGTTTGCGCAGGCGGTCGCGCGCTTCATCTCCGATCACGACTACGCGGTCAAGACGATGGAGAAACCGCGGGACCTGCAGGTCGGCCCCGAGATCACTCAGTACACGGAACTGGCCGGCGAGATGGAGAAGACCGCCGACGCCCTGCTGATGGTCCGGCCGGACTACACCATCTACGACGAGGTCCGCAAGACCAACGACTTCGAGGTGTTCGCGGACATGCGCCTGGCCGGCGTCGGCATGATCGGCGTCGTCCACGCGACGCGACCGATCGACGCGCTCCAGCGACTCGTCGGCCGCGTCGAACTCGGGATGATCCCGCAGGTCGTCGACACCGTCGTCTACATCGAAGCCGGCGAGGTCGAGACCGTCTACGACGTGCAGACGGAGGTCAAGGTCCCCGCCGGCCTCACCGAGGAGGACCTCGCCCGTCCCGTGATCCAGGTCACTAACTTCGAGACTGGCGAGCCGGAGTACGAGATCTACACCTTCAACCGACAGGTCGTCACCGTCCCCCTCAAGGACGACGAGGGCGGTCCCGGAACCGAATCCGGCGTCGACCGCATCGCCAAACAGGAGATCGAACGCGAGATCCGTTCGATCGCGCGCGGATACGTCGACGTCGAACTCAGGAGCCAGGACAAGGCCGTCGTCTACGTCGAGGACGACGACATCTCGAGCGTGATCGGCAAGGGCGGCGGTCGCATCACCGACGTCGAGAACCGACTGGGTATCGACATCGACGTTCGCACCCACGACGAGAATCCCAACTACGGGGCGAACGCCGGAGCGGCTGGCGGCGGCGGCGGTGCCGGTGGGAACACCGACGGCGGCTCCCAGCCCGGCCAGATGGTTCAGCCGGAGATCACCTCGAGACACATCGTCATCCCCGTCGACGGCAATCAGGGGGAGACCGTCGAGGTCCAGGCCGGCGGCGAGTACCTCTTCACCGCGACGGTGAGTCGCGGCGGCGAGATCCAGGTCTCGAGAGGGAGCGCCATCGCGGACGACCTCGAGCACGCCATCGACCGCAAGGATCCGGTTACGGTTGTTCCTTCGTAG
- a CDS encoding NAD+ synthase, translating to MSGSIGDGKTFVYSSVGQENGSFITSDSGVETIRERIVTEIQRLVATADADGVVVAMSGGIDSTVTAALAVEALGGDRVLGLGLPCHKADQQHVNDARTIADGLGISFHEIQLRPLLTAFEETITAELEPESDDRPNERNRTIGNVIARLRMCCAYYAANRQSRVVLGTANRSELLLGYVTKYGDGAADAYPIGDLYKTEVRALAKRLGVPRRIVSKDPTAGFWADQTDAAELGATYDVIDPLLQRLVDEGESIAEVTAALEVDSRTARAIASMYVETAHKRTMPRTPGVAGRENVTEREP from the coding sequence ATGAGTGGAAGTATCGGAGATGGGAAGACATTCGTATACTCGAGTGTGGGGCAAGAGAACGGCTCCTTTATCACGAGCGATAGCGGGGTCGAGACGATCCGCGAGCGCATCGTCACAGAGATACAGCGGCTCGTCGCTACCGCGGATGCAGACGGTGTCGTCGTCGCGATGAGCGGCGGCATCGATTCGACGGTGACGGCGGCACTGGCAGTCGAAGCGCTGGGAGGAGACCGCGTGCTCGGACTCGGTCTACCCTGTCACAAGGCCGACCAACAACACGTCAACGACGCCCGTACGATCGCCGACGGACTCGGCATCTCGTTCCACGAGATTCAGCTACGGCCGTTGCTCACCGCGTTCGAGGAGACGATCACGGCAGAACTCGAGCCGGAATCGGACGATCGTCCGAACGAGCGTAACCGAACGATCGGCAACGTGATCGCTCGACTGCGGATGTGCTGTGCGTACTACGCGGCGAACCGCCAGTCTCGAGTCGTGCTCGGTACCGCGAACCGCTCGGAGTTGTTGCTCGGATACGTTACGAAGTACGGGGACGGCGCGGCCGACGCCTATCCGATCGGAGACCTGTACAAAACTGAGGTCCGCGCCCTCGCGAAACGACTCGGCGTTCCACGACGAATCGTCAGCAAGGATCCGACGGCGGGCTTCTGGGCCGACCAGACGGACGCGGCCGAACTCGGCGCCACTTACGACGTGATCGATCCGCTGTTGCAGCGACTCGTCGACGAGGGCGAATCGATCGCGGAAGTCACCGCTGCGCTCGAGGTCGATTCACGAACCGCTCGCGCGATCGCATCCATGTACGTCGAGACGGCTCACAAACGGACGATGCCTCGAACCCCCGGAGTCGCGGGTCGTGAGAACGTCACCGAGAGAGAGCCCTGA